One part of the Aspergillus luchuensis IFO 4308 DNA, chromosome 5, nearly complete sequence genome encodes these proteins:
- a CDS encoding uncharacterized protein (TransMembrane:2 (o20-37i44-62o)), translating to MRLDNLTIDEVNRAYPDELYPSSTTLFGAASCLLGWIRILKERDYLGITFVGITGGLAVMRYCPDRLPSIAPARNEDIDVVLDLGDSTLEDLMNALHWHDSKHFIKHRETLYMWTHRGKLRIDFKVIPSDRKLPGMQSLYDLRPPYLPFVNKIDLMTSKMYDTHPDYLPSSSWRELDTARGIHHGTDALRLALLFDPGKRITVTARQALRVVRASLGIEYYTGISSFEWLKLFLVCTEEDEGRPAMFRNLEDAFLGMELRNDFGPQVPDSWYY from the exons ATGCGTCTCGATAATCTAACTATCGACGAAGTCAATAGGGCGTATCCGGATGAACTGTATCCAAGCAGTACAACGCTCTTCGGCGCTGCATCATGTTTGCTCGGATGGATACGGATACTGAAAGAGCGAGATTACTTGGGTATAACATTCGTGGGAATAACAGGAGGGCTTGCTGTCATGCGTTATTGTCCGGATCGTTTGCCCAGCATT GCTCCTGCTAGGAATGAAGATATTGACGTCGTCCTGGACTTAGGAGATTCGACCCTGGAAGACCTCATGAATGCACTGCACTGGCATGACTCGAAGCACTTCATCAAACACCGTGAAACGCTTTATATGTGGACACACAGAGGCAAACTGAGGATCGACTTCAAGGTGATCCCGTCGGAC AGAAAATTACCAGGAATGCAGAGTCTGTACGATCTTCGTCCGCCATATCTACCGTTTGTTAACAAGATAGATCTCATGACGTCTAAAATGTACGACACCCACCCTGATTATCTACCCTCCTCATCTTGGAGAGAGCTTGATACCGCAAGAGGTATTCACCATGGGACAGATGCGCTTCGACTGGCTCTGCTATTCGATCCGGGAAAAAGGATCACAGTCACCGCGAGGCAAGCTTTGCGGGTAGTGAGGGCCTCCCTAGGTATAGAGTATTATACCGGCATTTCAAGTTTTGAGTGGCTTAAATTGTTCCTCGTCtgcaccgaagaagatgaaggtcgTCCGGCTATGTTTCGGAATCTGGAGGACGCTTTCTTGGGGATGGAATTGCGCAACGATTTCGGACCACAAGTACCAGATTCGTGGTACTACTAG
- the psf3 gene encoding DNA replication protein PSF3 (BUSCO:EOG09264O2D;~COG:L;~EggNog:ENOG410PNMZ;~InterPro:IPR038437,IPR021151,IPR010492,IPR036224;~PFAM:PF05916) has translation MSYYDIDAILTDSQKLPCTFELDVPGLGILEGNAGENIKAGTRIDLPLWLGEMLSIGARLGTSRLVTLDLPSALSERVMNALKADPRTVDLRSLAPHFYSLSERILELFEEEELVEVLSNTFKKRSAVIADHAHNPQGALGQGADFLRGLDETERQRMFHRCVCVANY, from the exons ATGTCGTACTATGACATTGATGCCATCTTGACAGATTCCCAA AAACTACCCTGCACGTTTGAATTGGACGTACCTGGTCTTGGTATTTTGGAGGGGAATGCGGGGGAAAAT ATCAAAGCAGGAACGCGCATTGATTTGCCGTTATGGCTGGGTGAGATGCTTTCTATCGG TGCCCGCCTGGGAACATCTCGACTAGTCACGCTGGATCTCCCCTCCGCGCTTTCAGAACGAGTCATGAATGCCTTGAAGGCTGATCCTCGGACGGTGGATCTGCGGTCCCTGGCACCGCATTTCTATAGTTTGAGTGAGCGAATTCTGGAGCtgtttgaggaggaggaattggtggaGGTTTTGAGTAAT acGTTTAAGAAGCGTTCAGCGGTCATTGCGGATCATGCGCATAATCCGCAGGGTGCTTTAGGGCAGGGAGCGGATTTCTTGCGAGGGTTGGATGAGACGGAGAGACAGCGTATGTTCCACCGTTGTGTCTGTGTTGCTAATTACTGA